DNA from Bradyrhizobium japonicum USDA 6:
TGTGCTGCTGAAGCACTGTGCCTCAACCTCCGCTGTCATCGCACGGCTTGACCGGGCGATCCAGTATTCCAGAGGCGATTGTGATTGAACCGAGAGGCTGCGGCGCCCCGGTCAAGCCGGGGCATGACACCGGTGGTGGGGCTGCAGCGGAGCGCTATCGCAAGCGAGCTCGCGCTCACACTTCCCGTCGGCTCAAAAACGCCAGCCGCTCGAACAGGTGCACGTCCTGCTCGTTCTTGAGCAGCGCGCCGTGCAGCGGCGGGATCAGCTTGCGCGGGTCGCGTTCGCGGAGTTGCTCGACGCTCATGTCCTCGTTGAGCAGCAGCTTGAGCCAGTCCAGAAGCTCCGACGTCGACGGCTTTTTCTTCAACCCCGGGACCTCGCGCACCTCGAAGAAGATGCGCAGGGCTTCCTCGACCAGGCGCTTCTTGATGCCGGGGAAGTGGACGTCGACGATGCGGCCCATCGTGTCGGCGTCGGGGAACTTGATGTAGTGGAAGAAGCAGCGGCGCAGGAACGCGTCCGGCAGCTCCTTCTCGTTGTTGGAGGTGATCATCATGATCGGGCGCTGCTTGGCCTTGATCGTCTCGCCGGTCTCGTAGACATGGAATTCCATGCGGTCGAGCTCGAGCAGAAGGTCGTTCGGAAACTCGATGTCGGCCTTGTCGATCTCGTCGATCAAGAGCACCGGGCGCTGCTCGGCGGTGAAGGCCTCCCACAGCTTGCCGCGCTTGATGTAGTTCTTAATATCAGACACGCGGGCATCGCCGAGCTGGCTGTCGCGCAGGCGCGATACCGCGTCGTATTCGTAGAGGCCCTGCTGCGCCTTGGTGGTGGACTTGATGTGCCACGTCAAAAGCGGCGCGTTCAGCGCCTTCGCCACTTCCTCCGCCAGCACGGTCTTGCCGGTGCCGGGCTCGCCCTTGATGAGCAGCGGGCGCTCCAGCACGATCGAGGCATTGACGGCGACCTTGAGATCGTCGGTCGCAACATAGTCCTTGGTGCCGGTAAATTTCATCGCGCGTCCTTGTTGGTCGTCGGCCGGGCATCGCCCTGGTCCAACAAACGGAACGGCCGCTCATGGCGGCCGTTCCTGGTTCGGTCAGGCTTTCAGACCCGTTTTATCAGCGAAAGGATGACGAGCACAATCACCGCGCCGATGGTGGCATCCACGATGGCGCCGATCGTGCCGGTGGCCAGCGCAACATGCAGTTGCGGCAGCACCCAGCTCGCCACCAGCGCGCCGATGATGCCGACGACCATGTTGCCGATCAACCCAAATCCCGCCCCATGGACAATCTTGCCGGCAAGCCAGCCGGCGATCGCGCCAATGATGAGCGCTGCGAGAATCCCCATTGCAAACGTCCCCAAAACAACCCCGTCAGACGGTCAATTCTAGAGCAAAAAGCCGACCGGTCCAGCGTCCCGCGGCGGGCTCGGCCCCTTGACGTTCGCCCCCGACGGGCAATCTGTTACCCATGTTCCTCCAATTCTTCACTTCTCTGCGCGATGCGCAGGTCCCCGTGACGCTGCGCGAATACCTCACGCTGATGGAGGCGCTCGACGCTGATCTGTCGGACTATTCGGTCGAGAATTTCTACTATCTGTCGCGCACCTCGCTGGTGAAGGACGAGCGCAACCTCGACAAGTTCGACCGCGTCTTCGGCACGGTGTTCAAGGGGCTGGAAAGCCTGCTCGACGCCATGGAGAAGGCGGAGATCCCCGAGGAGTGGCTGAAGAAGCTCGCCGAGAAATACCTCAGCGAGGAGGAGAAGAAGCAGATCGAGGCGATGGGCTGGGACAAGCTCATGGAGACGCTGAAGAAGCGTCTCGAGGAGCAGAAGGGCCGGCACCAGGGCGGCTCGAAATGGATCGGCACCGCCGGCACCTCGCCGTTCGGCGCCTATGGCTACAATCCCGAAGGCGTGCGCATCGGCCAGGAGAAGAACCGCAACAACCGTGCCGTGAAGGTGTGGGACAAGCGCGAGTTCAAGGATCTCGACGGCAATGTCGAGCTCGGCATCCGCAACATCAAGGTGGCGCTGCGGCGCCTGCGCAAGTTCGCGCGCACCGGCGCGCCTGATGAGCTCGATCTCGACACCACCATTCGCGAGACTGCCAATCACGGCTATCTCGACGTCCACATGCGGCCCGAGCGGCGCAATGCGGTGAAGCTGCTGGTGTTCTTCGACATCGGCGGCTCGATGGATTCGCATATCGAGCAGGTCGAGGAGCTGTTCTCGGCGGCCAAGAGCGAGTTCAAGCACATGGAGTATTTCTACTTCCACAACTGCCTCTATGAAGGCGTGTGGAAGCAGAACAAGCGCCGCTTCACCGACCGCACGCCGACCTGGGACGTGCTGCACAAATACCCGCACGACTACAAGGTCGTGTTCGTCGGCGACGCCTCGATGTCGCCTTACGAGATCATGGTGCCGGGCGGCTCGGTCGAGCATGTCAACGAGGAGCCGGGCTCGGTCTGGCTCGACCGCATCATCCGCACCTATCCGCATACGGTGTGGCTCAATCCGGTGCAGCAGAAGCATTGGGACTATTCGGAATCGACCACCATCATCAAACGCATCTTCGCCAACCGCATGTACCCGATCACGATCGAGGGGCTCGAGGGTGCGATGAAGGAATTGACGCACTAGCTGCGCCGTCAGTCCGGACGGACGCGCAGCAGCCGACAAGAGGGAGAACCACATGCCCCAGACCATCACCCGCGGCATCAAGGCGCTGATCGACGAGGCCAATGCCGAGATCGAGACGCTCAACGCCAAGGAGGCCATCGAGATCTCCAAGAACGGCGATGTCGTCATCGTCGACATCCGCGACCCCCGCGAGATCGAGCGCGACGGCCGCATCCCCGGCGCGTTCGCCTGCACGCGCGGCATGCTCGAATTCTGGATCGATCCGCAGAGCCCCTACGCAAAACCGATCTTCCAGGAAGACAAGAAATTCGTCTTCCATTGCGCCGGTGGCCTGCGCTCCGCGCTCGCGGCGAAGACCGCCAAGGACATGGGCTTGAAGCCCGTCGCCCACATCGCCGGCGGCTACGCCGCCTGGCGCGATGCCGGCGGGCCGGTGGAGCAGTGGGAGCCGAAGAAGAAGGGCTAACTATCTCCGCCGTCATTCCGGGGCGCGACGAAGTCGCGAGCCCGGAATCCATTCGTCCACCAACTCCGCGGCCGGATGGATTCCGGGTTCGCGCCTCGCGCGCCCCGGAATGACAAGGAAAAACCAATGACCGCCACCGACCCCCTCGTCTCCACCGAATGGCTCGCCGCTCACATCAACGACGCCAACGTCAAGATCCTCGACGCCAGCTTCAAGCTGCCGGGCGTGCTGCCACTGCCGAAGGACGATTATCTCGCTGCCCATCTGCCGGGCGCCGTGTTCTTCGACGTCGACGCGGTGTCGGATCATTCCAATCCGCTGCCGCACATGTATCCGAGCGCCGAGCAGTTCGGCCGTGACGCAGGCCAACTCGGCATCTCCAATGCCGACACCGTCGTGCTCTACGATGCCGGCGGCTGGGTCGCGGCCCCCCGCGCCTGGTGGATGTTCCTGGCTTTCGGCCACAGCAATGTACGCATCCTCAATGGCGGGCTGAAGAAGTGGCGCGCCGAGGGGCGTCCGGTCGAGAGCGGCGAGGTGAGGCCGAAGCCCGCGACGTTCAGGGCGAGCTACGATTCAAAACGCGTGCGCAGCATGCAGCAGCTGATCGCCAACGTCGAAAGCAGCAAGGAGCAGGTGATCGACGCACGCGCCGCCGACCGCTTCGAGGGCCGCGCGCCCGAGCCGCGCGCGGGCATCCGCTCCGGCCACATCCCGGGCGCGCGCAACGTGCCCTACAATCAGTTGTTCGATGCCGCGACCGGCACCATGAAGCCGCTCGAGGACTTGCGCGCCGCCTTCGCGAACGCTGGCGTCGAGTTCGATGCGCCGATCGTGACGAGCTGCGGCTCGGGCGTGTCCGCCGGCGTGTTGACGCTCGCGCTCTATCGCCTCGGCATCACCGACACCGCGCTCTATGACGGCTCGTGGTCGGAATGGGGCCAGGCCGGCGGCCCGCCGGTCGCGACCGGGCCGGCGTAACCTTACTGGCGCGTGCGCGTGGCCGTTGTCGCCAGCATCTGCGGCTGACCGAACGGATCATAGCTCTGCCGCAGCTGCTGAGGCGGAGGACGCCGCACCACGCGGTGCCGCTTCTTCGCCTTCGCGTGGTGCTTGGCAGCCTTGCTGTCCGAGGCGCTGCCGTCCGCCTTCGCGTCCCGCTTGGTGTCCCCCTTCGCCTTCGCCGGCGCATCCTGCGAGGCCGTCGCCGCCGGATCGTTCAGCGCGGCCACCTTGGCCGGGGCAGTGTCGGGCGTCGGGGAGGCGAGGGCCGCACCGGGATCAGCCGGCGCCGGTTCGCTGGCGGTCACGGCAGGCGCGGCCTCGGGGATCGATGCCGTTGTGTCGGCCGGGGTGAGTGTGTCGGCAGGAGCCGGCGCGATGGCTTCCGTTGTGGCCTCGGCCTGCACCGGTTCGGCGGCGGGAACCGCGGCCTCGGTGACCTGCGGCGGCACGTAGGGCTCGGTCGTCAGGGCGGCCTCCTGTTCGGGCTCATTCACCGGCAAGCCGATGGTCGGCACCCGGTCACGCAGCGATGGCGTGGGCTCGGCGGCCGCTTCCGGCTCGGCGCGGAGCGCCGCGAGCACCGGCTGGGCCGGCTCCGGGCTTTGCGCAAACACCTTCTCTTGCGGGCCGTTCCGCCAGGAGGGGTTGCTGACATACTGCTCGTGGGTAGCCCGCAGCAGCGCGGCGGCACCTAGTCCGAACACCAGGATGGAGGTTGACAGCAGGATCGCGGCAAACAGGAAGCGAAAGCCGGGAAGCATCGGACGGGTTACGAATTTCCGCCCCGGCGGGTGGCGGCCGGGACCCAAGAGCCATCTGAACGCGGTGACGGTACTGATTGCCGTTCGCCACGCCGGGACGGAAGCTCAAAGCGGAGGCGAATCAGGCTGATTCGAACATATCGCAACGCCTCCGCGTCGTTCCCTTAAATTCGGGGCCGGAGACTCCGGCAATCCACGGCCCGATGCGATTTCCGCCCCGTGATGCAACGGGGCAACTGTGTGTACCTGCATCACAAATCGCTAACTCAGGCACAAATCAGCCTGTAATGTCTTGAATGTGCCGCTATCTTCGGTCATCTGGCCGTTAACGGTCCGGATGGGCTCGGGGACTATACAAGAGCGATGATGATCAAACATTTTCTGACGATATGCGCTGCCGCAACAGTCGCTGCGGCGGGAACCTCGCTCGCACAGGCTCAGAGCTATCCGGTCCAGCAGGCGCCGAGCTATGGCGCTCCGGCCGAATATCGCCCCGGCGACCGCACGCCGAATTTCGACTCGCTGGACGATGAAGACGACGCGATGCCGCAGGCGTCGCTGCCGCCGCCCGGTCCGGCCGACGATCCGCGCTACGGCCGCCCGGCTGGCCCTCCGCCGGTCTATTCCGCCGCCCCGCCGCAGGGGCCGGTGATGTCGCCCGATGATCCGCGCTATGGCCGTCCAGCTGGTGCTCCGCCGGTCTATTCGGCGGCGCCGCAGGGTCCCGTGATGTCGCCCGACGATCCCCGCTATGGCCGCCCCGCCGGCCCGCCCGCGGTGATCTATGCCGATCGCCCGGGTCAGGCACCCGGCAGGGACGGCCTGCGTCCGCCGGAGGCCATTGGCGGCCCCGCCGCGACCGGGACGGTCCAGTCCGGTCAGGCGCCCGTCGGTGCCGACGGCCGGCCGATGACGATCGCTTCGCTGCCGCCCGAGGAGCAGCCCGACGCGGCTCCCGCGCAGCTGGCGCCGAACCTGCGCCGCCAGGAGGTCTCGTTCCAGACCAAGGAGCCGGCCGGCACCCTCGTGGTCGATACGCCGAACACCTATCTCTATTACGTGCTCGGAGGCGGCCGTGCGATCCGCTACGGCGTCCGCGTCGGCCGCGACGGCTTCACCTGGACCGGCGTGCAGAAGATCACCCGCAAGGCCGAATGGCCGGATTGGCATCCGCCGACCGAAATGATCGAGCGCCAGCCCTATCTGCCGCGCTTCATGGCCGGCGGCCCCGGCAATCCGCTCGGCGCGCGCGCGATGTATCTCGGCTCGACCGTCTACCGCATCCACGGCACCAACCAGCCTTCGACGATCGGCAAGTTCGTGTCGTCGGGCTGCATCGGCATGCTGAACGAGGACGTCTCCGACCTGTTCGACCGCGTCAAGGTTGGCACCCGTGTGGTGGTGATGCCGGGTGGCCCGCCGCCGGGAACGGCGACTGCCTCCGCTGCGCCGCCGCCGGGCGCCGCCGGTCCGGCTCCGATGGCCGCGCAGGCCGGCCCCGTCCCGGGCACCCAGCCGACGGTGGTGCCGCCGCTGCCCGCGCCGGTCACCGTGCGCTGAGCGCTGCGAGACAATTCAAATCAGTGAAGGGCGTGCCGTCGGCACGCCCTTTTCGTTTCAGGCCAGCTTGCGCGGCAGCTCGCGATCCCGGGTGAAGGCGTCGATCGCCTCGACCATCTGCCCGTAGTGGATGCGTAATCCGTCCTCGGTGGCGTAGCCGAGATGCGGCGTCAGCACGAGATTGTCGAGCTTGCGGAAGGGATGGTCGACCGGCAGCGGCTCGACCGAGAACACGTCGATGCCGGCGCCCGCGATCTTCCGCTGCTGCAAGGCCTCCAGCAGCGCCTGCTCGTCCACGATCGGGCCGCGCGCGGTGTTGACGAGGAAGGCCGTCGGCTTCATCCGCGCGAGATCGGCAGCCCCGACCAGTCCGCGCGAGCGATCGCTCAGCACCACATGGATGGTGACGATGTCGGCCTTGGCGAACAGCTCCTCCTTGGTGGCGTAGCCGACGCCGGCTGCCGCGCACTTCTCCGGCGTGAGGTTCGGGCTCCAGGCGATCACGTTCATGCCGAATGCTTTCGCGATGCCCGCCATCTTGCTGCCGAGCTTGCCGAGCCCGACGACGCCGAGCGTCAGTCCCTCGATCTCGACACCGGCAAAGGTCTGCCAGGGCTCGCCGGCATGCATGCGCGCATTCTCGCGGCCGATGCCGCGGGTCAGTTCGAGGATCAGGCCCATCGTCAGCGGCGCGGTCGGATCGCGGGAGTATTGCGTGCCGCCGACGGCAACGCCTTGCGCCTTCGCCGCCTCCATGTCGATCGAGGCGTTGCGCATGCCGGAGGTCAAAAGCAGCTTCAGCTTCGGCAGCGACGCGAACAGGCTCTTGGGGAACGCCGTGCGCTCGCGCATCGCGCAGATGATCTCGAAATCGGCCAGCGCGCTCGCCGCGGCCTGCTCCGAGGCAAAGGGATGGCTGAACACGGTGACGTCGACGCGGTCGGACAGTTTTTGCCAGTCGGCGACGTCGAGGGCGAGGTTGAAATAGTCGTCGAGAATTGCACAGCGTAGCCGCGTCATCAGCTTTCATCCATGGCGAGAGGTGACGGCGCCAGGCGGGGAGCGCCATCGTCGGAAGCTGGCCATGGTTGCGCGCAATCGCGCCCGCGCGCAAGCAGCTGACGTGTTCAAAAATCCGATAGGAGCGAAGGGGTCAGAGGTCGCGGGGCTTGAGGCGGAGCGGGGTGTCCATGCCGTGCTTGGCGCGCCAGGCGGGGCCGGGACCACGCATGTAGTGCAGCTCGGGGCGGTAAGGGTTGAAAGCGGTGGCGAAGAAGCGCTTCCAGAAGCCCTTGATCTCCGTGACGAGTCCGGAAGCGCTACCGGCTCGTGCCGGAACGGCTATGGAATTGGTCTCGATCAGAGCCATGATGCGGCCTCGCTGTTCTCCCCGCCGCTTCTGCCGCGGGTGGCGTCTTTTTCGGCGCCATGACGAGCTTTGGCCCACTTTATTAAAAAATGGTTTCAATTGTCCGGATCGGCGGCCGGATGGTGTCCATTCCGTATTGATCCGTGGTGAACGGAGGGAAAACATTGCCCTTTGAGGGCGGGATCGTTACATCGGCGGCAAGCAAATTTCCTCAAATCGAAGGTTTCACGGGACCGATGGCGCGCCAGTTCATCTATTTCATGCAGGGCCTGACCAAGAGCTATCCGACCCGGAAGGTGCTCGATAACATTCATCTGTCGTTCTACCCGGACGCCAAGATCGGCGTGCTCGGCGTCAACGGCTCGGGCAAGTCGACGCTGCTCAAGATCATGGCCGGCCTCGACAAGGAGTATAACGGCGAGGCCTGGGTCGCCCAGGGCGCCCGCGTCGGCTATCTCGAGCAGGAACCGCATCTCGATCCGGCGCTCTCCGTGCGCGAGAACGTCATGCTGGGTGTCGCCAAGCAGAAGGCCATCCTCGATCGCTACAACGAGCTGGCGATGAACTATTCGGAAGAAACCGCCGACGAGATGACCAAGCTGCAGGACGAGATCGAGGCCCAGGGCCTCTGGGATCTCGACAGCAAGGTCGACCAGGCCATGGACGCGCTGCGCTGTCCGCCCGACGATGCCGACGTCACGAAACTCTCGGGCGGTGAGCGCCGCCGCGTCGCGCTGTGCAAACTGCTGCTCGACCAGCCCGAGCTGTTGCTGCTCGACGAACCGACCAACCACCTCGACGCCGAGTCGGTGTCTTGGCTGGAAGGCCATCTGCGTACCTATCCCGGCGCGATCCTGATCGTCACCCACGATCGCTACTTCCTCGACAACGTCACGAGCTGGATTCTCGAGCTCGATCGCGGCAAGGGCATTCCCTACGAGGGCAATTACTCGTCCTGGCTGGTGCAGAAGCAGAAGCGGCTCGAGCAGGAAGGCCGCGAGGACGCCGCGCATCAGAAGACGATCGCCCGCGAGCAGGAATGGGTCGCGTCCTCGCCGAAGGCGCGTCAGGCCAAGTCCAAGGCGCGCTATCAGCGCTACGAGGAGCTGCTCAAGCAGGCGAGCGAGAAGCAGACCCAGACCGCGCAGATCATCATCCCCGTCGCCGAGCGGCTCGGTGCCAACGTCGTCGACTTCGAAGGCCTCAGCAAAGGCTATGGCGATCGCCTGCTGATCGACGATCTCACCTTCAAGCTGCCGCCCGGCGGCATCGTCGGCGTGATCGGCGCCAACGGCGCCGGCAAGACCACGCTGTTCAAGATGATCACCAAGCAGGAAACGCCGGACAAGGGCATGATCACGGTCGGCGAGACCGTGCATCTCGGCTATGTCGACCAGTCGCGCGACGCGCTCGACGGCAACAAGAACGTGTGGGAGGAGATTTCCGGCGGCAACGAGCTGATCCTGCTCGGCAAGAAGGAAGTGAACTCGCGCGGCTATTGCTCGTCGTTCAACTTCAAGGGCGCCGACCAGCAGAAGAAGGTCGGTGCGCTCTCCGGCGGTGAACGCAACCGCGTGCATCTCGCCAAGATGCTGAAGTCCGGCGCGAACGTCCTGCTGCTCGACGAACCGACCAACGATCTCGACGTCGACACGCTGCGCGCGCTCGAAGAGGCGCTGGAGGATTTTGCCGGCTGCGCCGTCATCATCAGCCATGACCGCTGGTTCCTCGACCGCATCGCGACCCACATCCTGGCCTTCGAAGGCGACAGCCACGTCGAGTGGTTCGAAGGCAACTTCCAGGACTACGAGAAGGACAAGATGCGCCGGCTCGGCCAGGACAGCATCATTCCGCACCGCGTGAAGTACAAGAAGCTGACGCGGTGATGAGGGCATGATGCGGCGGGCGCTCATAGCTGCGGTGATCACCATCATCTGCGGCCTGTCGCCCGCCCGCGCTGCCGACGCCGCCTTCACGCAGTTCATCGCCTCGCTCTGGCCGGAGGCGCAGGCCGCCGGCGTGTCGCGCGCGACATTCGATGAGCAGACGCGCGGGCTCGAGCCTGATTACAAGCTGCCCGATCTCATCCTGCCCGGGCGGCCGGCCACCGGTGCGCCGTCGCAGGCCGAGTTCGTGCAGGTGCCTGCCGATTACGTCAAGGAAGCCTCGATCGCGCGACTTGCGGGCGAGGGGCAGCGGCTGCTGCAAAAATATCGTCCGGCGCTGAGCGAGATCGAGAAGAAATCCGGCGTGCCGGCCACCATCATGCTCGCGATCTGGGGCCGCGAGACCGATTACGGCCGATACACGCTGCCTTACGATCTCGTGCGCGTGCTGGCGACGCAGGCCTATGTCGGGCGACGCAAGGACACCTATCGCAACGAGTTCATCCTCTCGCTGAAGATCCTCGGCGAGGGCGTGGTGACGCGCAAGGACATGCGCTCGTCCTGGGCAGGCGCCACCGGGCTCACGCAATTCCTGCCGTCCGAATATTACAAGCACGGTGTCGACTTCGACGGCGACGGCCGCATCGACATCTGGCATTCGGTGCCGGATGCTCTGGCCTCGGCCGCGCAGCAGCTCGTCAACAAGGGCTGGCAGAGCGGCGTGCGCTGGGCTTACGAGGTGCAGGCGCCGGCCAAGGTCGATTGCACCAGCGGCGTGCCCGAGGTGACGAAGCCGATCGGCCAGTGGCTGCGCGAAGGTTTTGTGCCGGTGCGTGGCGAGAAGCTGAGCGCTGCCGAGCAGGCGCAGCCGGCCTCGCTGCTGCAGCCGGAAGGCATTTACGGCCCGTCGTTCCTGACGACGAAGAACTACTTCGTCATCAAGGAGTACAATTTCTCAGACCTCTACGTGCTGTTCGTCGGCCATCTCGGCGACCGCATGACGAGCCCGCTGCCGTTCGCGACACAATGGGCGGCCTCCAGGCAGTTGCGCACCAAGGACGTCGAGACCATGCAGCGCGGGCTCACGCGCGTCGGGCTCTACAAGGACAAGATCGACGGCAAGGCCGGGATGCAGACGCGCGCGGCGCTCGGCGCCTACCAGAAGTCGGCAGGCCTCAAGGTCGATTGCTGGCCGAGCGAAGAGGTGCTGCGCTCGATCCAGGCGGCGCGGTAGCGGCCTCAACTCTTCGCCAAAGAAAAAGCCCGGCCGAGGTGCTCGGCCGGGCTTCGATCGCGGCGCGGATGCGCCATGCGATCGGATATTGCGATCAGATCAGTAGCAAACGCGAACCGGGCGGACGACCCAGCCGTAACCGTCCCAATAGCGCTGGCGCTGCCAGTAGCAGGGCGCGGGCGGCGGTGGCTCGGCCACGTAGACCGGTCCGCCATAGGCGGGACGGCTCGACGCGATGGCGCCACCGACGATGGCGCCACCGATCAGGCCGGCTGCGATGCCGGCGCCGACGCCGTCATGGGCCTTCGCGGACGGAGTGGCGGTCACCAGCGAACCGGCGATCGTCGCAACCGTGAGGGCGGCAACAAAAGTCTTCTTCATGCTCTTGGCTCTCCTGGGAGATGGACGTCCCTTGTTAGGAGCGTCCGGGTTTCAAAGGTTCACGCACACTCTGATGAAATCGACCGTGCAGCTAGGAAGCGCGCAATTGGTCAATCCACGGTAAACGCGCACGGAGCTGTGACGAGAAAAAGCGGTCTTTTTCAGGCCCGGAGATGAACGGCGCGTCCGTAGCGAACTGGTTCAGCGCGCCTCAGCCACAGACTCTGACGCGGCGGCTGCGCCAGGCGTAGCCATCCCAGAAGCGCTGCCGCTGCCAGACGCAGCCGTCACCGTAATAGTCGTCGGCGACATAGCCGGGACCCGGCGCGTAGTAGCGGGGCGGGTAATAGCCGGGGCCATAGGAGTAGCCCGGACCGGGTCCGTAATAATACGGAGAAGCCAGCGCGCCACCGACAATGGCGCCACCGATGATCCCGGCGGCCACGCCGGCGGCGACACCACGCTGTGCGTGGGCCGGTGTCCCGGCCGAGAGGGCCAGGGTGGCGACGGCGAGGACCGTCAGTAAGAACTTCTTCATTGGCTTGACCTTTCGCACAAACGGGCGGGAACTCTTTGGGGGGTAAAGTTCCATACTTCGTTTGAATGATCAATGAACGGCACCTTCGCCGCTGGCGACCAATTAATGGATCGCAGGTCCGCGAGGGAGACGACAATGGGCAACGCGATGATGAATACTTTGATCGCTGCCGGGGTCGTTTTCGCGATTGGGTATGGCTGGTTCACCCATCTCCAGAACCGCGGACGGCGCTCTCGCGCCGGTGCCGGCAATGACGGAGGGAGCGGCGGCGACGGCTATTCAGGGGCCAGCGACGGCTTCTCGCTGGGGAGTTGGTTTTCCAGCGACAGTTCCGGGAGCTCGAGCGACAGCTGTTCAAGTAGCGATAGCGGTAGCAGTGGCGGGGATTGCGGCGGTGGCGGCGATGGTGGTGGAGGCGGTGGCGGTGACTAGGTCCGCCAAAATCTTGATCCAGCGCAACGCCCTAATTTAGAGCCGTTCTAGGCTGTTTCCAGGCCAGTTTGGAATAGCTTCAAATACCGGTTTTTCCCTTTGCATCCGGACGCCCCCTTAAATATCGATGATGACGCATCACCGAAGGGCCTGCCGCTTCCATGATCGTTTGTTCCTGTAACGTGCTGAGCGATGACGACATCCGAGCCGCGGTCGCCGAGTCCGACGACGCTGTACGTCATGCCAAGCAGGTCTATGGATGCCTCGGTTGCAGCGCCGAATGCGGCCGCTGCGCCCGTACCATCAAGACCATCATCGACGAGGCGCTTGGTCCCTGTGCCAAGTCCTGCTGCTCGGGCTGCCCACACAGCCACACCGTGGCCGCCAATGACGAGACGGCCGAACTCACCCAGTTCGCCCTCGCGGCCTGCTGAAAACTTCCGCAATTTCGGCTGAGCTTTTCCCCGGCTGCGTCCCCGTGGCCGGTTGCTCTCGTCCCTAAACTGATTTAGAAGCGTTCTAAAGTCGGTTAGGGCCGATTTGGACGCAAGATTTGGAGTGCATCATGCAGGGCGACGCAAAAGTCATCGACTATCTCAACAAGGCGCTGCGCCACGAGCTGACTGCAATCAACCAATATTGGCTGCACTACCGCTTCCTCGACAATTGGGGCCTGCGGGACATGGCCAAGGTCTGGCGCAAGGAGTCCATCGAGGAGATGGAGCACGCCGACAAGCTCACCGAGCGGATCCTGTTCTTCGACGGCTTCCCGAACATGCAGGTGCTCGACCCCCTGCGCATCGGCCAGAACGTCAAGGAGATCATCGAGTGCGATCTCGCCGCCGAGATGAGCGCGCGGGCGCTCTACCAGGAGGCCGCCGGCTATTGCAACGGCGCCAAGGACTACGTCACGCGTGACCTGTTCGAGAAGCTGATGAGCGACGAGGAGCACCACATCGACTTCCTCGAAACCCAGCTCGACCTGATTGGCCGCATCGGCCTCGAACTTTACACGCAGAAGCACGTCGGCGGGCTCGAGGGCGAGGGGCACTAAGCTCGGGCGTTGGCCGCATGCTGGATGTGGTCCCCGCCTAGTGCGCAATTGCGCATGGCGCGCGGGGACCCATAACCACAGGGAGTAATTGCGGCGCGAGCTGGTATCTCCGGGACTTCGCCAAACCACTTCCTGTGGCTGTGGATCCCGGATCTGCGCTTCGCTTCTCCGGGACGACACTGTGATTGCAGCGCTACCTACAACTGCGTCTTGTAGCGCTCTTCCACGATCTCCTGGCTCTCCGGCTCCCCCAGGCCCGTCTGGTCGTGAATGACCTGGCCGATGCTGGGCATCACCGAGCGCTGCACCTTCTCCGGTGCCCACAGCTTCGAGCGCATCAGCGCCTTGCCGCAGTGGAAATAGACTTCGCTGACCGCGACGTTCAGCACCGCGCGCGGCGGCTTGCCGAATTCCACCATCGATGCGAGCAGATCCGGATCGGCCGAGAGCGTGCCGCGCCCGCCGACGCGCAGCGTCTCGTCGATGCCGGGGACGAAGAACAGCAGATGCACGAAGCCCGAGCCTTCGACGACGTTGCGGAAACTGTCGATCCGGTTGTTGCCGGCACGGTCGGGCATCAGCACCTGGT
Protein-coding regions in this window:
- a CDS encoding rhodanese-like domain-containing protein, producing MPQTITRGIKALIDEANAEIETLNAKEAIEISKNGDVVIVDIRDPREIERDGRIPGAFACTRGMLEFWIDPQSPYAKPIFQEDKKFVFHCAGGLRSALAAKTAKDMGLKPVAHIAGGYAAWRDAGGPVEQWEPKKKG
- a CDS encoding AAA family ATPase, which gives rise to MKFTGTKDYVATDDLKVAVNASIVLERPLLIKGEPGTGKTVLAEEVAKALNAPLLTWHIKSTTKAQQGLYEYDAVSRLRDSQLGDARVSDIKNYIKRGKLWEAFTAEQRPVLLIDEIDKADIEFPNDLLLELDRMEFHVYETGETIKAKQRPIMMITSNNEKELPDAFLRRCFFHYIKFPDADTMGRIVDVHFPGIKKRLVEEALRIFFEVREVPGLKKKPSTSELLDWLKLLLNEDMSVEQLRERDPRKLIPPLHGALLKNEQDVHLFERLAFLSRREV
- a CDS encoding L,D-transpeptidase family protein; amino-acid sequence: MIKHFLTICAAATVAAAGTSLAQAQSYPVQQAPSYGAPAEYRPGDRTPNFDSLDDEDDAMPQASLPPPGPADDPRYGRPAGPPPVYSAAPPQGPVMSPDDPRYGRPAGAPPVYSAAPQGPVMSPDDPRYGRPAGPPAVIYADRPGQAPGRDGLRPPEAIGGPAATGTVQSGQAPVGADGRPMTIASLPPEEQPDAAPAQLAPNLRRQEVSFQTKEPAGTLVVDTPNTYLYYVLGGGRAIRYGVRVGRDGFTWTGVQKITRKAEWPDWHPPTEMIERQPYLPRFMAGGPGNPLGARAMYLGSTVYRIHGTNQPSTIGKFVSSGCIGMLNEDVSDLFDRVKVGTRVVVMPGGPPPGTATASAAPPPGAAGPAPMAAQAGPVPGTQPTVVPPLPAPVTVR
- the sseA gene encoding 3-mercaptopyruvate sulfurtransferase, whose amino-acid sequence is MTATDPLVSTEWLAAHINDANVKILDASFKLPGVLPLPKDDYLAAHLPGAVFFDVDAVSDHSNPLPHMYPSAEQFGRDAGQLGISNADTVVLYDAGGWVAAPRAWWMFLAFGHSNVRILNGGLKKWRAEGRPVESGEVRPKPATFRASYDSKRVRSMQQLIANVESSKEQVIDARAADRFEGRAPEPRAGIRSGHIPGARNVPYNQLFDAATGTMKPLEDLRAAFANAGVEFDAPIVTSCGSGVSAGVLTLALYRLGITDTALYDGSWSEWGQAGGPPVATGPA
- a CDS encoding GlsB/YeaQ/YmgE family stress response membrane protein is translated as MGILAALIIGAIAGWLAGKIVHGAGFGLIGNMVVGIIGALVASWVLPQLHVALATGTIGAIVDATIGAVIVLVILSLIKRV
- a CDS encoding vWA domain-containing protein, whose translation is MFLQFFTSLRDAQVPVTLREYLTLMEALDADLSDYSVENFYYLSRTSLVKDERNLDKFDRVFGTVFKGLESLLDAMEKAEIPEEWLKKLAEKYLSEEEKKQIEAMGWDKLMETLKKRLEEQKGRHQGGSKWIGTAGTSPFGAYGYNPEGVRIGQEKNRNNRAVKVWDKREFKDLDGNVELGIRNIKVALRRLRKFARTGAPDELDLDTTIRETANHGYLDVHMRPERRNAVKLLVFFDIGGSMDSHIEQVEELFSAAKSEFKHMEYFYFHNCLYEGVWKQNKRRFTDRTPTWDVLHKYPHDYKVVFVGDASMSPYEIMVPGGSVEHVNEEPGSVWLDRIIRTYPHTVWLNPVQQKHWDYSESTTIIKRIFANRMYPITIEGLEGAMKELTH